The nucleotide sequence GGTTGGTCAGCAGCATTTTATCTTCTTAGTTTCTCTTCAATAAATTTTTTATGTATAAAATCATTCTTGTATGTGCCTGTAACGCTGAATACCAGCAGGTTGATAGTGAGTTTCTGCGCCTCAAACCTCTGGTTTTCGCCCCCCGGTACGCATTCAAGGAAATAATTCCCAAATCTGTCCCGTACCCACGCGCCAAACATATCGTTTTCTGAATATATTACTGCCGTCCGGCCTGATAAATCTATGCCTTCAAGATAGTTGTTGGTTATGTATCTGCCGGCCAGGCCGCGCAGTAAATAGAAAGCCCTGAATAAGGCATGCTCTTTAGGCAATTTTGTTAAACGCTTATCCGGCAGGATGTATTCAAGCTCTTTGCGGATTTT is from Elusimicrobiota bacterium and encodes:
- a CDS encoding DUF4159 domain-containing protein encodes the protein MKQIIIIFSVIFLVITTGFASQSNRLVFTQLQYNGDWDPYYSEYPDILNFLTLTTSIEVLPERRVVKLNDDLLFSSPLLIMLNSGKFSGFSQSERDTLKKYINGGGILFIEDSTGSKYSDFDKKIRKELEYILPDKRLTKLPKEHALFRAFYLLRGLAGRYITNNYLEGIDLSGRTAVIYSENDMFGAWVRDRFGNYFLECVPGGENQRFEAQKLTINLLVFSVTGTYKNDFIHKKFIEEKLRR